The Gordonia iterans DNA window CAGGAACTCGGTGTCGGACTTGGTCTGCGCGGCACGACGACGATCCTCGTCCAGCGACACCTTGTCCCGGTTCTCCTGGCGGTTCTGCGCCAGCAGGATCAGCGGCGCGGCGTAGGCGGCCTGGGTGGAGAACGCCAGGTTCAGCAGGATGAACGGGTAGGGGTCCCAACCGAAGGTGAAGACGCCGAGGTTGAGGAAGATCCAGACCACCACGACGATGGTCTGGATGGCCAGATACGAGCCGGTGCCGAGGAACCGGGCGACCCGTTCGGCGTAGATGCCGACGACGTCGGCATCGATGCCGCTGCCGAAGCGACGCCGGCCCCCGCTGGGGGTGTCGAGGCGGCGGGGGGTCATCGCCGCGGGCTCCTGTCGACTGCGTCGTTCCCCAACTGCATCTCCGGTTCCTGTTCGCGCCAGTCGCG harbors:
- a CDS encoding DUF1003 domain-containing protein yields the protein MTPRRLDTPSGGRRRFGSGIDADVVGIYAERVARFLGTGSYLAIQTIVVVVWIFLNLGVFTFGWDPYPFILLNLAFSTQAAYAAPLILLAQNRQENRDKVSLDEDRRRAAQTKSDTEFLARELAAVRLAVGETVTRDYLRRELDDLLDDLVERLGSRSSPGDDGKAAPEADRQ